The sequence below is a genomic window from Anaerocolumna chitinilytica.
TTTCAAGGAAGTTCTTATAAGCCGGTTCGTACTTTCCCTTTTTGTTTTTTATTATGAAGTCCGGTAACAAGCCTGTATGGCTGGAATACTTCGTAAATATCTGCTCCATGATACCATAGGTTTTATCCGTTACCTGCTTCCATTCCTTCTTCTTCGTTACTTTATAAAATACTTTCAGATGCCCTAATAAAAAATCAGAGCTTCTGGTTCCGGTATAGTAATCACTGTCGGAAGGGGACAGGCTTGCCCAGTCTCCAAGCTGAAGAGTCCAATCCTTTTGGTCCACCTCATACTTCATAATATCTGTTATAATATCAAGTGCAGCCTGCTTATAGTCTATGCCTTTATCACTTCCCCACTGCTTATCTGCCAGTAAAAGGGCATAGGCAATATCCAGATCTCCATCTGTGGCAGAATCTGAATCACTGTCCGCCATAGAACCATTCTGTGCTCCGTCGATCAGCGCGCTCCCGTTATCTGACTGCTGCCATGCCATCAGATGAGGTCCTATGGAACTTAGGTGTTCTTTATAATAAGAATACATTCCATCAAATATTTCTTTCGTTTCGTTATCATACCCAGCCATTAGTACTGTCGTCAACATACCATAGCCATGTGCTTCTGATACTGTTACTGCTACCGATTTATCTGGTACTGCCTTTGTATATTTATTTCCGCTGTACCAAACATAATATTGTGCTTCATCCTCATAGGGATTTTTGGTTACATAAGTATCTTTCCATATTTTATAGAACTTTCCTACCGTCCGGTCCATCTCTTCTTGTGATAAACCGGGCTTTAGTGTTCCTTTTATGTAGGAGACATGCTGGGGAAACGGGTGTTTTACATCCACCTTTTCAACCACCTTTTCTTCCAGCCGTTTGTCTTTTTCACCTTTCCCCAAAGATGTATCACTGTCTTTCTGGGGTAAAGCCTGGGTAATCTTATCAGAAGACAAATTATCTGTAGTTATGTCTGAGGAACTTGATTCCTGCGGCACTTTCTCAGGTGATTTTTGATTCTCAGATGGCTTTTCCGCGCTGCACCCTGTTAGTAGGAATACTGCCAATAAGAAAAAAAGAGGTATAAATTTTCTACATTTCCAAAAACATTTCATATATGGTCCTTTCTATCCTAAAAGTGTTTTACAACTATTATTCCAATTCCTCCAGATGCACCTCATAGAACTTAGCCGGAAAAGTTATGCTATGATCAAATTTACTGTACTCACCGTATCTTGTAAATTGCAGCCCGCACTTTTCAATTACTCTCCCGGAGGCACCATTCTCTATTGCATGGTTGGCACCAAAATCCCTTGCTCCCAGCTTCTCAAAGGCAAATCTTATCATAGCTCTTGCGGCTTCTGTTGACAGACCTTTGTTCCAATAATCATAACGAATATTATAACCGAACTCCCATGTTTTCGTCACAGAGCTGTACCCGATATCCCCGCTGCCAATAAGCAGATTATTATCTTTCAGCACAAACCCAAAATGGTAGCTTTCCTCCTCTTTCAAACTCTCTATCCACTTTGTTACATCCCCCGTATTCGTATAGGTCAGATAAGGCATGAATTTCGTTACCCTTTCATCGCTTAGCCAGACAAAGGCTGCGCCGGCATCTTCTGCTGTTAATGGCCTGAGAATCAACCTGTCTGTTTCAATAACTGGTATCTGCATCTCTAACTCCCTCCCTGTGACCTTACTTCCAAACAACTTGCTGTCATTTAAATCATTTTTGTTCTTCCTTTCATTATATCTTAAAACCTCCAAAATACTATGATAATTTTGGAACTTCAATTCCCATAATTTGTTTTCCATATAAAAAAGAGGGTATTCACTAACGTTTTAACCCGTAAAGAGAGGCAGCCTGATTGTATACAAGCTGCCTCTCTCTCATTTAAACTCACATGAAACTGTCTCTTAATTTTTCTATTGATATTTATTGTTCCAGATTTTGAAGTAGTGTTTATTTTAATTTTAATGTTACGATTTCAAACGGTTTAACTTTTAAGGACAGGGAGTCTCCGCTTCCTATAACCTCTTCCTCTTCTTCCATAAGATTGCATTTATAAATGGAAGTATATTGTTTATCGAATTGCAGGGAGGTATTGACTGTTGCACCATAAGGCTCATAAAGTCTAAGAATACAGCTGTTCTCATCCTCTGCTTTTTTAATTGTTTCGATAACCACATTTTCTGCACCGCTTACCATCTGGCTTGTAACCGTATTGCTTCCTTCTCCTTTTTGCAGGATAACAGGTACATTGAATTCATAAGCCTGTTTATGGACCTGACCGGTTCTTTCGTCTCCGGTATGAGGATATAGGGCATAACGAATCTGATGATTGCCTCTGTCAGCGCTTTCACCCGGATAATTCTGACTGCGGAGCAAATTCATATCTATGACCTTTCCTATTACCCTGTATCCGTATTTGCAGTCATTGAGAAGTGCTACACCATAATCTGCTTCCGATAAATCCACCCACTTGTGTCCGCATACTTCAAACTGTGCTTTTTGCCAGAGAGTATTATCATTATTAGGACGCTTAATCTGTCCGAACTGGATTTCATAGCTGGCTTCTTTGGCAAGGATATCTGTCTCAAAGAAAGTACGAAGCATTTTCAGATTCTCTTTCCATTCTACTTTTATATCAAATTCCAGACGTTTGCTTTCATGTCCCAATTGTATTCTCACTACTATCTGCGACTGACCATAGGCATAGCATTGCTCGCAGATTGCATAAGCTCCCTTCACATAGAACTTTTGACCTTCCAATGTGAAATATTCCGGTTTTCTGTCCGTATATTCAATTGCTATATCCCAGCAGTCTGCATTAAGATCATCATAAACTGCAAAAAGATTTGATGGGCCGCTTAAGCTCTCTCTTTTAGCTGATTTATCAAATAATGAAACCAATGCTCCATCTTCACCAAAAACTGCACGCAGGTACTCATTTTCCAAGTAATCTCTGCCTACCTCTGCCTGTACATTTGTAACAGGTGCTTTTTGCTTTGTATAACCTAAAGCCGGAACCTTCATCTCATAAATACTTCCGTCCTGTTCTACAATCTCTGTCCGTTCCCAAGACAAGGAGTTAAAGGCAGTCAGGGCTGCATCTGCAGCTATCTCTTTGTAACAATCTTCTGTCATCCCTTGCACTTTACTCAGAAGGATTTCATAACGGGCTACGGACTCATCATATACACGCTTTATGGAAGAGCCCGGTATAATATCATGGAATTGATACAATAATATTTCCTTCCAGATTTCATCTAACTGCTGTTTCGGATAATCTTCCAGGTGATTTGTTAATAGCAAAGCGAATTCCAGTTCTCTTAATGCAAGCTCCATCTTTC
It includes:
- a CDS encoding glycosyl hydrolase family 8, producing the protein MKCFWKCRKFIPLFFLLAVFLLTGCSAEKPSENQKSPEKVPQESSSSDITTDNLSSDKITQALPQKDSDTSLGKGEKDKRLEEKVVEKVDVKHPFPQHVSYIKGTLKPGLSQEEMDRTVGKFYKIWKDTYVTKNPYEDEAQYYVWYSGNKYTKAVPDKSVAVTVSEAHGYGMLTTVLMAGYDNETKEIFDGMYSYYKEHLSSIGPHLMAWQQSDNGSALIDGAQNGSMADSDSDSATDGDLDIAYALLLADKQWGSDKGIDYKQAALDIITDIMKYEVDQKDWTLQLGDWASLSPSDSDYYTGTRSSDFLLGHLKVFYKVTKKKEWKQVTDKTYGIMEQIFTKYSSHTGLLPDFIIKNKKGKYEPAYKNFLESENDGNCGYNACRDPWRIGTDYLVTGDKREKELLIKLNQWIREAAENNPDKIMAGYTLKGEPTGSYSDLCFTVPYLVAAMCQDKNTPGAQEWLDSLWSKCSVLNRECYYNDSIKMLCLLVASGNWWTPLIF
- a CDS encoding GNAT family N-acetyltransferase, with protein sequence MQIPVIETDRLILRPLTAEDAGAAFVWLSDERVTKFMPYLTYTNTGDVTKWIESLKEEESYHFGFVLKDNNLLIGSGDIGYSSVTKTWEFGYNIRYDYWNKGLSTEAARAMIRFAFEKLGARDFGANHAIENGASGRVIEKCGLQFTRYGEYSKFDHSITFPAKFYEVHLEELE